The nucleotide sequence TAATGGGAGACCACGTTGACGAAATGAAACTAATGAATTTCATCTCAGCTCAAGCCATAAAAGATGCAACAATGGCAGAATCGATTTTCAATAATTTGCAATCGGGTAAGACTTTTATCCATTACAACGGCGATTATCACAGCAAACAATACGGCGGAATCTATTGGTACTTAAAAAAGAAAAATCCAAATCTTAAAATCGCAGTGATTTCTGTTTTCGAATCAGAGAAACCGGAATTGTCTTTACCTGAAAAAGATTTTATTCCAACAGAATTCAACCTTGTAATTCCAAGTGACATGACGAAGACTTATTGATACATCAAAGCATTCTTAAAGAGTGCTTTTTTTATTTAATTGATCAGAAAACATAAAAATTCCCATATTTGTAAATTAAATCAACACCAAATGCAAGCATTACTTTTGGAGGACGATGCTGTATTGTCTTCAGAAATTACACTTTTCCTAGAATCCAAATCTATCAAAACCGATAAAGCGGAAGACGGAGAAAAGTTTCTTGATATATTTTCAACCAAACCGTATGATATTTTTTTGTTGGACATCAATGTTCCGAAAATCAACGGATTGGACATCTGTAAAACCATTCGAGAAACAAATTCAGAAACGCCTATTATCATTATTTCTGCTTATGACGACATCGAAGAGAAGAAAGAAGCGTTCCTGAGAGCGGCAGATGATTATCTCGTCAAACCATTTTTGTTGGAAGAATTGTTGTTGAGAATCAATTCTCAAATGAGAAGGCTGACACCAAAAACCGAAGAAAAAGAAAAAATTGTTGTGGATGATTTAATTATTTATCCGGAAGACAGCAAGGTTTTCCGCTCCGGTGAAGAAATTAGTTTAACAGTGAAGGAATTTCAATTATTAGTTTTATTAGCAAGAGCCAACGGAAGAACACTTTCTAAACA is from Epilithonimonas vandammei and encodes:
- a CDS encoding response regulator transcription factor, giving the protein MQALLLEDDAVLSSEITLFLESKSIKTDKAEDGEKFLDIFSTKPYDIFLLDINVPKINGLDICKTIRETNSETPIIIISAYDDIEEKKEAFLRAADDYLVKPFLLEELLLRINSQMRRLTPKTEEKEKIVVDDLIIYPEDSKVFRSGEEISLTVKEFQLLVLLARANGRTLSKQYISDEVWKNQFQSTNNAIEVYINFLRKKIDKNFKTKLIHTRPGFGYYLSPL